A region of Micromonas commoda chromosome 4, complete sequence DNA encodes the following proteins:
- a CDS encoding predicted protein produces MRVIIAPCSSPVRLFAPRTRLVGRSRRPSGVAASFSFEGRVTSETSEARSKHAGAGGHAGTYPPIVRFTERGIHGAGDEPHCPIPLITGLEYKAAPDGAVHLPPPDIRGHDSHPFEWVVAERRCCRDFAELPSGHLHLWEIAQLSWAAQGITAPETAPDEFGHAGASRRTAPSGGRLYPLTLYVIASQAVGGITPGPYEYLPESHALLPIGPQCPPQQGEVNDEACDDEGGDPEVLQKLLRSTVPQVAQLKHQSWMDAAGAVFLISGNPSLTKSHGGLYERFGEDLVKFEAGCAAENLALQATALGLGATFVGAFEASEVKDAIASRDEGEVPLLMMAVGVPKGSLREHHDGLGGAIPSDK; encoded by the exons ATGCGTGTAATCATCGCGCCTTGCTCATCTCCCGTGCGACTCTTCGCACCTCGCACGCGACTTGTcggccgttcgcgtcgcccaagcggcgtcgccgcctcttTCTCCTTCGAGGGGCGCGTGACCAGCGAAacgagcgaggcgaggagCAAACACGCTGGTGCTGGTGGCCACGCAGGGACCTATCCTCCCATCGTCAGGTTCACCGAACGGGGTAtccacggcgccggagacgaaCCGCATTGCCCTATCCCGCTCATCACCGGTCTCGAATACAAGGCGGCGCCAGACGGTGCAGTGCACTTGCCGCCTCCAGATATCCGGGGCCACGACTCCCACCCCTTCGAGTGGGTTGTTGCCGAACGACGCTGCTGCCGAGACTTCGCCGAGCTTCCAAGCGGACATTTGCACTTGTGGGAGATCGCCCAACTCTCTTGGGCAGCGCAGGGCATCACCGCACCAGAGACGGCCCCCGACGAGTTCGGACACGCCGG GGCCTCTCGACGAACCGCACCGAGCGGCGGACGACTCTACCCCCTCACGCTCTACGTAATTGCATCTCAAGCCGTTGGCGGGATCACCCCCGGCCCGTACGAGTACCTACCGGAGAGTCACGCGCTTCTTCCCATTGGTCCTCAGTGCCCGCCCCAGCAGGGGGAGGTCAACGACGAAGCGTGTGACGACGAAGGGGGAGATCCCGAGGTTCTCCAAAAGCTTCTCCGCTCCACAGTCCCGCAGGTCGCGCAGCTGAAGCACCAATCCTGGATGGACGCCGCTGGTGCCGTCTTCCTCATCTCCGGCAACCCCTCTTTGACCAAATCCCACGGCGGCCTGTACGAGAGGTTCGGCGAGGACCTCGTGAAGTTCGAAGCTggctgcgcggcggagaaccTGGCGCTCCaggccaccgcgctcggtcTCGGCGCGACGTTCGTCGGTGCGTTCGAGGCGAGCGAGGTGAAGGACGCGATCGCTTCGAGAGACGAGGGAGAGGTGCCGCTGCTCATGATGGCGGTGGGTGTGCCCAAGGGATCTCTCCGCGAGCACCACGACGGACTCGGAGGCGCGATCCCGTCGGACAAGTGA
- a CDS encoding predicted protein: MYADSQAIAPPSPRRVFLGTLATAGLALGGNFLGITGKLLNGVPDVAESLRLDLIYPVGGFKRAYNPEKGYEFVYPADYLGDATMVARAANQREAMNPLDPPALGDVPKPPKIFGQTVQEPQSAFGPMGGTGEENVSVIVSRSPPGGFKLDRFGDAQNQAEWLLANILAPPGSGKTSELFDAYTRTSGGGQKYFTFEYTIKTDAWYRHNVAVFTEKGGRLYTLVAQVPEVDWGRRRDEFRRVADSLKVFVPTG, encoded by the coding sequence ATGTATGCGGACTCACAGGCCATAgcccctccctcgccgcgacgagtgTTCCTCGGCACTCTAGCCACCGCCGGCTTAGCCCTCGGAGGCAACTTCCTGGGCATCACCGGCAAGCTCCTGAACGGAGTGCCTGACGTGGCGGAGTCTCTTAGGCTCGATTTGATCTATCCAGTCGGCGGGTTCAAGAGGGCCTACAACCCGGAGAAGGGCTACGAGTTCGTTTATCCGGCGGATTACCTCGGTGATGCAACCATGGTAGCACGTGCGGCGAACCAGCGAGAGGCGATGAACCCGTTGGACCCTCCGGCGCTGGGCGACGTCCCGAAGCCACCCAAAATCTTCGGCCAGACTGTCCAAGAGCCACAGTCTGCTTTCGGCCCGATGGGGGGCACCGGAGAAGAGAACGTCTCGGTCATCGTGAGCAGGTCGCCACCCGGTGGGTTTAAGCTGGACAGGTTTGGGGACGCGCAGAACCAGGCGGAATGGCTGCTGGCTAACATCCTCGCACCCCCGGGCAGTGGCAAGACATCGGAGCTGTTCGATGCGTACACGCGCACTTCAGGCGGCGGCCAAAAATATTTCACCTTCGAGTATACCATCAAAACCGACGCTTGGTACAGGCATAACGTAGCGGTGTTCACGGAAAAAGGTGGACGGCTGTACACACTGGTGGCGCAGGTGCCGGAGGTCGActgggggcggcggcgagacgaaTTTCGCAGGGTGGCTGACTCGTTGAAGGTGTTCGTACCTACAGGTTGA